A window of Streptomyces sp. Je 1-332 genomic DNA:
GCAGACCCAGCATCCGGTCGTGTTCATGACTCAGGTCATCGATGATCTCGCGGAGTTCGCCGGGCTCCAGCCCCTCCCATTCGGCGAGCACATCCAGATTCGTGCGCATGCTGGTCATGGGGGTGCGCAGTTCGTGCCCGGCCGTGGAGGCGAAGGACCGCGCTGTCTCCAAGGCACCCCGGGCGCGCAGTACTTGCTCGTCGTAGCGGGCGAGCACGGTGGTGAGGGTGCCGGCCAGCTCGTCCACCTCACTGACCCCGGTGGGCGCGTGCTCGAGCCGAGCCGAACCGACCGCCGGGTCCAGGCCGCCGGCCTGACGCTGGAGCAGACGCAGCGGGCGGCTGGCCCGGGACGCCGCGAGCCAGGCCAGCAGGGCCGAGAGCGGTGCCGCGCCCAGCGCCACCCATACGACACGGCTGCGGACCGAATCGAGTTGTTCACGTCCGGCGCTGTCCGACGCGAACAGCCACAGGCGGCCGTGCACGCCGGGGTGCGAGCCGTCGATCTCGCGCACCAGAACCCGCCAGCTGTCCCTGCGTCCGCCGCCTGCCGACGTGCTCGCTTCGACGGTGACCGGGCCCGTCGCCGCGGTCGGCAGCTCCGTGCCCGCGGGTGGCTGCGGCCCACCGGCGACCACTCCTGACGGCCCCTCGACACGGACACCCACGTCCAGTGCCGCACCGAACATGGCGCGCTCGCGCTGCTGGGCGATGACCGGCTTGCCGTCCGCCGTGACGCGCAGCAGCCGACGGGCGTCCTCGACGACGCTCGCCGCACGCTTGCGCAGGTGCGCGTCCTGTTCCGTGTGCAGGTCGTGCGCGATGAGCAGGAACAGCGACCATCCGCACAGCACCACGAGAAGCGGCACTCCGAGCCCGGCGATCAGGGTGATGCGCGTCGCGAGCCTCACCCGGTGCCCGCCCGGTCGTCACGGAGTACGAAGCCGACCCCGCGCACGGTGTGCAGCAGCCGGGGCCGTCCCCGGGCCTCCGTCTTGCGGCGCAGGTAACTCACGAACGTATCCACCACATCGGTACGTACGGCGACGTCGTACCCCCACACTCTGCTCAGCAACTGATCACGGCTCAGCACGAGACCGGCGTTCCGGGCCATCACTTCGAGCAGCGCGAACTCACGCCGGGTCAGGTCCAGGTCGTGGCCGTCCAGCACCGCACGGTGCGCGGCCGGGTCGAGCACCAGCCCGCCCACCCGCACCGTGTGCGCGCCTCTCGCGTCACGTTCACGCGCCCCGGCGCTGCGGCGCAGGAGTGCGTCGAGGCGCAGCACGAGTTCCCGCAGGGCGAAGGGCTTGACCAGGTAGTCGTCCGCCCCCGCCTGGAGGCCGGCGATACGGTCCTGCGTCTCGTCCAGTGCCGAGAGCATCAGGAGCGGTACGTCGTCGCCCACTTCGCGCGTCCTGTGGCACACCTCGATGCCGCTGATGTCGGGCAGCGACACGTCAAGGACCACGGCGTCCACGCTCTTCCGGCCGAGGATCTCCAGGGCCTCGGCCCCGCGGCCGGTGAGCTCGACGTGAAAACCGTTCACGCGCAGACCTCTGCCGAGCGACTTCAAGATGGCCGCGTCGTCGTCCACCACCAGGACCCGCCGCGGGCACGCTCCATCGCCAAAGCCCCCGCTCGTGGCCGCAGTCGGCATGCACCCTCCCGCCCCAGGCACTCGCGTCACCACGAAGCCTAGCCTCCGCATCCGACAGGCCCCTCATCCGAGTTGAAGGCCGAGAACGACGCTCCGCGGCGGAAATCCCAACTGAAGGAGTGATGAATGTGCTCGCAGGAGTGACGCTCCTTGCTGGGGCGCCGACAGAGTTGTGACCATCGCCGGATGAACGGACAGAAGCGGAAGGCCGAGTTGGATGGCGTCGCCGAAACGACGCTATGGACGTTGCACCACCGCGCTCTGGCCGCGAAGCACCCTCGCTCGGCACTGCGGGACCCGAAGGCGATCGAAGTGATCGACGCGGTCGACTACCCCTTCGAGGGGCGGTTCGGCACCGGCAACTGGGGCTACGCCCAAGGGATGGCCGTACGGGCGCGGTGTTACGACCGCGAGGTGCGACGTTTCCTCAGGGACCACCCGGACGGCATGGTCGTCTCGCTCGGGGAGGGTCTCGAGACGCAGTTCTGGCGGGTGGACAACGGCCAAGTCCGCTGGCTCGGGGTCGACCTGCCCGAGGTCGCGGCCCTGCGCCGACGGCTGCTGCCGGATGAGCCACGGCACCGGACACTGCCCTGTTCGGCCACCGACACCCGGTGGATGGACGAGGTCGACGCCTCGCGCGGGCTGCTGATCCTCGCCCAGGGGATGCTGATGTATCTCCCCCGGGAGGTCGTGCACCGGCTCATCGAGGACTGCGCCGCCCGGTTCCCGGGAGCGGAGCTGGTGTTCGACACCCCGCCTGCCTGGATGGCCGCCCGCACCGAACGCGGCCGGTGGAAGTACCCCGCCGGATACCGCCCGCCGCCGATGCTCTGGGGGATGACACCGGCGGAACAGCGCACGCTGCGCGCGGTGCACCCGAAC
This region includes:
- a CDS encoding HAMP domain-containing sensor histidine kinase — encoded protein: MRLATRITLIAGLGVPLLVVLCGWSLFLLIAHDLHTEQDAHLRKRAASVVEDARRLLRVTADGKPVIAQQRERAMFGAALDVGVRVEGPSGVVAGGPQPPAGTELPTAATGPVTVEASTSAGGGRRDSWRVLVREIDGSHPGVHGRLWLFASDSAGREQLDSVRSRVVWVALGAAPLSALLAWLAASRASRPLRLLQRQAGGLDPAVGSARLEHAPTGVSEVDELAGTLTTVLARYDEQVLRARGALETARSFASTAGHELRTPMTSMRTNLDVLAEWEGLEPGELREIIDDLSHEHDRMLGLLVMLRELGRGELASHEAMVPVDMADIVEAAAEDARRRHPEADLRLDLPTGACVIRGWEHGLRTLVDNLLANALTHGRDPDSRQAHVRVTLRTERGVVVLRVDDSGPGIAPHLRQTVLERFHRAPDSEGHGLGLALVAQQATLHGAALRLDEVPDGRGTRAEIRFAAAGAREG
- a CDS encoding class I SAM-dependent methyltransferase; protein product: MNGQKRKAELDGVAETTLWTLHHRALAAKHPRSALRDPKAIEVIDAVDYPFEGRFGTGNWGYAQGMAVRARCYDREVRRFLRDHPDGMVVSLGEGLETQFWRVDNGQVRWLGVDLPEVAALRRRLLPDEPRHRTLPCSATDTRWMDEVDASRGLLILAQGMLMYLPREVVHRLIEDCAARFPGAELVFDTPPAWMAARTERGRWKYPAGYRPPPMLWGMTPAEQRTLRAVHPNVTAVRAVREPRGRGFLCGWVLPLANVLPAFRARKPLWVTRVSFGPTQHHQGVSR
- a CDS encoding response regulator transcription factor; the protein is MPTAATSGGFGDGACPRRVLVVDDDAAILKSLGRGLRVNGFHVELTGRGAEALEILGRKSVDAVVLDVSLPDISGIEVCHRTREVGDDVPLLMLSALDETQDRIAGLQAGADDYLVKPFALRELVLRLDALLRRSAGARERDARGAHTVRVGGLVLDPAAHRAVLDGHDLDLTRREFALLEVMARNAGLVLSRDQLLSRVWGYDVAVRTDVVDTFVSYLRRKTEARGRPRLLHTVRGVGFVLRDDRAGTG